One window of the Choloepus didactylus isolate mChoDid1 chromosome 23 unlocalized genomic scaffold, mChoDid1.pri SUPER_23_unloc1, whole genome shotgun sequence genome contains the following:
- the LOC119524810 gene encoding leucine-zipper-like transcriptional regulator 1 isoform X1 gives MAGPGGSGGPIGAGALGGGARSKVAPSVDFDHSCSDSVEYLTLNFGPFETVHRWRRLPPCDEFVGARRSKHTVVAYKDAIYVFGGDNGKTMLNDLLRFDVKDCSWCRAFTTGTPPAPRYHHSAVVYASSMFVFGGYTGDIYSNSNLKNKNDLFEYKFATGQWTEWKIEGRLPVARSAHGATVYSDKLWIFAGYDGNARLNDMWTIGLQDRELTCWEEVAQSGEIPPSCCNFPVAVCRDKMFVFSGQSGAKITNSLFQFEFKDKTWTRIPTEHLLRGSPPPPQRRYGHTMVAFDRHLYVFGGAADNTLPNELHCYDVDFQTWEVVQPCADGEVGGAEMPERVSASEETPALAPEERGGFKKSRDVFGLDFGTTAAKQPVQPASELPSGRLFHAAAVISDAMYIFGGTVDNNIRSGEMYRFQFSCYPKCTLHEDYGRLWESRQFCDVEFLLGEKEECVQGHVAIVTARCPWLRRKVTQARERLAQKLEEEAAPAPKEGAVARPPLLRVSIREAEARPFEVLMQFLYTDKIRYPRKGHVEDVLLVMDVYKLALSFQLCRLEQLCRRYIEASVDLQSVLTVCESAARLQLGQLKEHCLNFVVKESHFNQVIMMKEFERLSSPLIVEIVRRKQQPPPRAPSEQPVDIGTSLIQDMKVYLEGAGTEFCDITLLLDGQPRPAHKAILAARSSYFEAMFRSFMPEDGQVNISIGEMVPSKQAFESMLRYIYYGEVNMPPEDSLYLFAAPYYYGFYSNRLQAYCKQNLEMNVTVQNVLQILEAADKTQALDMKRHCLHIIVHQFTKVSKLPTLRSLSQQLLLDIIDSLASHISDKQCAELGADI, from the exons ATGGCTGGGCCCGGCGGCTCGGGGGGCCCGATCGGGGCCGGGGCCCTGGGCGGCGGCGCGCGGTCCAAGGTGGCCCCGAGCGTGGACTTTGATCACAGCTGCTCCGACAGCGTCGAGTACCTGACGCTCAACTTCGGGCCCTTCGAGACGGTGCATCGCTGGCGGCGCCTCCCGCCCTGCGACGAGTTCGTGGGCGCCCG GCGCAGCAAGCATACGGTGGTGGCTTATAAGGACGCCATCTATGTGTTTGGTGGAGACAACGG AAAGACCATGCTCAATGACCTGCTGCGTTTTGACGTGAAAGACTGCTCCTGGTGCAG GGCCTTCACCACCGGCACCCCGCCAGCCCCCCGCTACCACCACTCGGCCGTCGTCTATGCGAGCAGCATGTTTGTCTTTG GGGGCTACACGGGGGACATTTATTCCAACTCGAACTTGAAGAATAAAAACGACCTCTTCGAGTACAAGTTTGCCACCGGCCAGTGGACGGAGTGGAAAATTGAAGGGCG GCTGCCCGTCGCCAGGTCCGCCCACGGCGCCACCGTGTACAGCGACAAGCTGTGGATCTTTGCCGGCTATGACGGCAATGCCAG GTTGAACGACATGTGGACGATCGGCCTCCAGGATCGGGAGCTCACGTGCTGGGAGGAG GTGGCCCAGAGCGGTGAGATCCCGCCGTCCTGCTGTAACTTCCCCGTGGCTGTGTGCCGGGACAAGATGTTTGTGTTCTCGGGCCAGAGCGGAGCCAAGATCACCAACAGCCTCTTCCAGTTTGAATTCAAGGACAAGAC GTGGACCCGCATCCCCACCGAGCACCTGCTCCGAGGCTCCCCGCCGCCCCCGCAGCGGCGCTACGGCCACACCATGGTGGCCTTCGACCGTCACCTCTACGTGTTCGGGGGCGCGGCCGACAACACGCTGCCCAACGAGCTGCACTGCTACGACGTCGACTTCCAGACCTGGGAGGTCGTCCAGCCCTGCGCCGACGGCGAG GTTGGCGGAGCCGAGATGCCAGAGAGAGTGTCAGCTTCCGAGGAGACTCCTGCCCTGGCGCCCGAGGAGCGTGGCGGCTTCAAGAAATCCCGTGACGTGTTTGGCCTGGACTTTGGCACCACGGCGGCCAAGCAGCCCGTCCAGCCGGCTTCCGAG CTGCCCAGCGGGAGGCTGTTCCACGCAGCCGCTGTCATCTCGGACGCCATGTACATCTTCGGGGGCACCGTGGACAACAACATCCGCAGTGGGGAGATGTACAGGTTCCAG TTCTCCTGCTACCCCAAGTGCACGCTGCATGAGGACTACGGGCGGCTGTGGGAGAGCCGCCAGTTCTGCGACGTGGAGTTCTTGCTGGGCGAG AAGGAGGAGTGTGTCCAGGGCCACGTGGCCATTGTCACCGCGCGGTGCCCCTGGCTGCGCAGGAAGGTCACGCAGGCCCGGGAGCGGCTGGCCCAG aagctggaggaggaggcGGCCCCGGCTCCCAAGGAGGGGGCTGTGGCCCGGCCACCCCTGCTGCGTGTGTCCATCCGCGAGGCCGAGGCGCGGCCCTTCGAGGTTCTCATGCAGTTCCTGTACACCGACAAGATCCGGTACCCCCGGAAAG GCCACGTGGAGGACGTGCTGCTCGTCATGGACGTGTACAAGCTGGCGCTGAGCTTCCAGCTGTGCCGCCTGGAGCAGCTGTGCCGCCGGTACATCGAGGCCTCGGTGGACCTGCAGAGCGTGCTGACCGTCTGCGAGAGCGCCGCCCGCCTGCAGCTGGGCCAGCTCAAG GAGCACTGCCTGAACTTCGTGGTGAAGGAGTCGCACTTCAACCAGGTGATCATGATGAAGGAGTTTGAGCGCCTGTCGTCCCCGCTCATCGTGGAGATCGTGCGGCGGAAGCAGCAGCCGCCCCCTCGCGCCCCCTCGGAGCAGCCCGTGGACATCG GCACGTCCCTGATCCAGGACATGAAGGTGTACCTGGAGGGCGCGGGCACCGAGTTCTGTGACATCACGCTGCTGCTGGACGGGCAGCCGCGGCCGGCCCACAAGGCCATCCTGGCCGCCCGCTCCAG CTACTTCGAGGCCATGTTCCGCTCCTTCATGCCCGAGGACGGGCAGGTGAACATCTCCATCGGGGAGATGGTGCCCAGCAAGCAGGCCTTCGAGTCGATGCTGCGCTACATCTACTACGGCGAGGTCAACATGCCACCCGAGGACTCGCT CTACCTGTTTGCGGCCCCCTACTACTACGGCTTCTACAGCAACCGGCTGCAAGCTTACTGCAAGCAGAACCTGGAGATGAACGTGACGGTGCAGAACGTGCTGCAG ATCCTGGAGGCGGCCGACAAGACGCAGGCCCTGGACATGAAGCGGCACTGCCTGCACATCATCGTGCACCAGTTCACCAAG GTCTCCAAGCTGCCCACGCTGCGGTCGCTGAGCCAGCAGCTGCTGCTGGACATCATAGACTCGCTGGCCTCACACATCTCCGACAAGCAGTGCGCGGAGCTGGGCGCCGACATTTGA
- the THAP7 gene encoding THAP domain-containing protein 7 isoform X3: MRRGRPPPCATSARAPYGGLRLPKKDNPRRGLWLANCRRLDPSGQGLWDPASEYIYFCSKHFEDNCFELVGISGYHRLKEGAVPTIFESFSKLRRTAKTKGHGYPPGPPDISRLRRCRKRCPESRGPTALFSPPPPADVPCFPVEEASVPVASPASPAGRLEPGLGSPFSDLLGPLGAQADEAGCSTQPSPEREPEREPEQQPSPLAPRPVSPSAYMLRLPPPAGAYIQNEHSYQVGSALLWKRRAEAALDALDKAQRQLQACKRREQRLRLRLTKLQQELAREKRAQADARQTLKEHVQDFAMQLSGSMA; this comes from the exons ATGCGCCGCGGGCGCCCGCCGCCGTGCGCCACGTCTGCGCGTGCGCCCTACGGGGGGCTCAG GCTCCCCAAGAAAGACAACCCGCGGCGCGGCCTGTGGCTGGCCAACTGCCGGCGCCTGGACCCCAGCGGCCAGGGCCTGTGGGACCCCGCGTCCGAGTACATCTACTTCTGCTCCAAGCACTTCGAGGACAACTGCTTTGAGCTGGTGGGGATCAG TGGGTACCACAGGCTGAAGGAGGGGGCGGTCCCCACGATATTCGAGTCTTTCTCCAAGTTGCGCCGGACGGCCAAAACCAAGGGGCACGGGTACCCACCCGGCCCCCCGGACATCAGCCGGCTCCGGCGATGCAGAAAGCG ctGCCCTGAGAGCCGGGGGCCCACGGCGCTGTTCTCTCCACCGCCGCCTGCCGACGTCCCCTGCTTCCCCGTGGAAGAGGCCTCAGTGCCCGTGGCCTCGCCCGCCTCCCCAGCTGGGAGGCTGGAGCCTGGCCTCGGGAGCCCCTTCTCGGACCTCCTGGGGCCCCTGGGCGCCCAGGCCGACGAAGCGGGCTGCAGCACCCAGCCCTCGCCCGAGCGGGAGCCCGAGCGGGAGCCCGAGCAGCAGCCGTCCCCCCTGGCGCCGCGGCCCGTCTCGCCCTCGGCCTACATGCTGCGCCTGCCGCCGCCGGCCGGGGCCTACATCCAGAACGAGCACAGCTACCAGGTGGGCAGCGCCCTGCTCTGGAAGCGGCGGGCCGAGGCGGCACTCGACGCCCTGGACAAGGCCCAGCGCCAGTTGCAGGCCTGCAAGCGGCGGGAGCAGAGGCTGCGGTTGCGGCTGACCAAGCTGCAGCAGGAGCTGGCGCGGGAGAAGCGGGCCCAGGCCGATGCCCGCCAGACTCTGAAGGAGCACGTGCAGGACTTCGCCATGCAGCTGAGCGGCAGCATGGCCTGA
- the THAP7 gene encoding THAP domain-containing protein 7 isoform X2 — translation MPRHCSAAGCCTRDTRETRNRGISFHRLPKKDNPRRGLWLANCRRLDPSGQGLWDPASEYIYFCSKHFEDNCFELVGISGYHRLKEGAVPTIFESFSKLRRTAKTKGHGYPPGPPDISRLRRCRKRCPESRGPTALFSPPPPADVPCFPVEEASVPVASPASPAGRLEPGLGSPFSDLLGPLGAQADEAGCSTQPSPEREPEREPEQQPSPLAPRPVSPSAYMLRLPPPAGAYIQNEHSYQVGSALLWKRRAEAALDALDKAQRQLQACKRREQRLRLRLTKLQQELAREKRAQADARQTLKEHVQDFAMQLSGSMA, via the exons ATGCCGCGTCACTGCTCCGCCGCCGGCTGCTGCACACGCGATACGCGCGAGACGCGCAACCGCGGCATCTCCTTCCACAG GCTCCCCAAGAAAGACAACCCGCGGCGCGGCCTGTGGCTGGCCAACTGCCGGCGCCTGGACCCCAGCGGCCAGGGCCTGTGGGACCCCGCGTCCGAGTACATCTACTTCTGCTCCAAGCACTTCGAGGACAACTGCTTTGAGCTGGTGGGGATCAG TGGGTACCACAGGCTGAAGGAGGGGGCGGTCCCCACGATATTCGAGTCTTTCTCCAAGTTGCGCCGGACGGCCAAAACCAAGGGGCACGGGTACCCACCCGGCCCCCCGGACATCAGCCGGCTCCGGCGATGCAGAAAGCG ctGCCCTGAGAGCCGGGGGCCCACGGCGCTGTTCTCTCCACCGCCGCCTGCCGACGTCCCCTGCTTCCCCGTGGAAGAGGCCTCAGTGCCCGTGGCCTCGCCCGCCTCCCCAGCTGGGAGGCTGGAGCCTGGCCTCGGGAGCCCCTTCTCGGACCTCCTGGGGCCCCTGGGCGCCCAGGCCGACGAAGCGGGCTGCAGCACCCAGCCCTCGCCCGAGCGGGAGCCCGAGCGGGAGCCCGAGCAGCAGCCGTCCCCCCTGGCGCCGCGGCCCGTCTCGCCCTCGGCCTACATGCTGCGCCTGCCGCCGCCGGCCGGGGCCTACATCCAGAACGAGCACAGCTACCAGGTGGGCAGCGCCCTGCTCTGGAAGCGGCGGGCCGAGGCGGCACTCGACGCCCTGGACAAGGCCCAGCGCCAGTTGCAGGCCTGCAAGCGGCGGGAGCAGAGGCTGCGGTTGCGGCTGACCAAGCTGCAGCAGGAGCTGGCGCGGGAGAAGCGGGCCCAGGCCGATGCCCGCCAGACTCTGAAGGAGCACGTGCAGGACTTCGCCATGCAGCTGAGCGGCAGCATGGCCTGA
- the THAP7 gene encoding THAP domain-containing protein 7 isoform X1, which produces MTPSRWPPLPGLRGPPGGEGCRGRRRSRVLGPAGSPRKTTRGAACGWPTAGAWTPAARACGTPRPSTSTSAPSTSRTTALSCGYHRLKEGAVPTIFESFSKLRRTAKTKGHGYPPGPPDISRLRRCRKRCPESRGPTALFSPPPPADVPCFPVEEASVPVASPASPAGRLEPGLGSPFSDLLGPLGAQADEAGCSTQPSPEREPEREPEQQPSPLAPRPVSPSAYMLRLPPPAGAYIQNEHSYQVGSALLWKRRAEAALDALDKAQRQLQACKRREQRLRLRLTKLQQELAREKRAQADARQTLKEHVQDFAMQLSGSMA; this is translated from the exons ATGACCCCGAGCCGGTGGCCGCCCCTTCCCGGCCTGCGCGGCCCACCCGGCGGGGAGGGGTGCCGGGGCCGCCGGCGCTCACGGGTTTTGGGCCCCGCAGGCTCCCCAAGAAAGACAACCCGCGGCGCGGCCTGTGGCTGGCCAACTGCCGGCGCCTGGACCCCAGCGGCCAGGGCCTGTGGGACCCCGCGTCCGAGTACATCTACTTCTGCTCCAAGCACTTCGAGGACAACTGCTTTGAGCTG TGGGTACCACAGGCTGAAGGAGGGGGCGGTCCCCACGATATTCGAGTCTTTCTCCAAGTTGCGCCGGACGGCCAAAACCAAGGGGCACGGGTACCCACCCGGCCCCCCGGACATCAGCCGGCTCCGGCGATGCAGAAAGCG ctGCCCTGAGAGCCGGGGGCCCACGGCGCTGTTCTCTCCACCGCCGCCTGCCGACGTCCCCTGCTTCCCCGTGGAAGAGGCCTCAGTGCCCGTGGCCTCGCCCGCCTCCCCAGCTGGGAGGCTGGAGCCTGGCCTCGGGAGCCCCTTCTCGGACCTCCTGGGGCCCCTGGGCGCCCAGGCCGACGAAGCGGGCTGCAGCACCCAGCCCTCGCCCGAGCGGGAGCCCGAGCGGGAGCCCGAGCAGCAGCCGTCCCCCCTGGCGCCGCGGCCCGTCTCGCCCTCGGCCTACATGCTGCGCCTGCCGCCGCCGGCCGGGGCCTACATCCAGAACGAGCACAGCTACCAGGTGGGCAGCGCCCTGCTCTGGAAGCGGCGGGCCGAGGCGGCACTCGACGCCCTGGACAAGGCCCAGCGCCAGTTGCAGGCCTGCAAGCGGCGGGAGCAGAGGCTGCGGTTGCGGCTGACCAAGCTGCAGCAGGAGCTGGCGCGGGAGAAGCGGGCCCAGGCCGATGCCCGCCAGACTCTGAAGGAGCACGTGCAGGACTTCGCCATGCAGCTGAGCGGCAGCATGGCCTGA